The Planktothrix tepida PCC 9214 genome has a segment encoding these proteins:
- a CDS encoding ABC-F family ATP-binding cassette domain-containing protein, whose product MSIFTLQSVKKEFGTKEILREANFSLDATDKVGLIGTNGSGKSTLLKMIAGQEPIDGGQLWVNPRAKVIYLPQQPNLDENRTVLEQIFADSGEQMHLIQEYEDLSHKLAKHPEDSQLLTRFSQVTQKMDATNAWELENRAKIILTKLGIEDFDTPIRQLSGGYRKRIALATALLVEPDVLLMDEPTNHLDAMSVEWLQDYLKNYRGALLLITHDRYFLDQVTNRILELDRGDLFTYSGNYSYFLEKKAEAEDIAVSQQRKHRGVLRRELEWLKRGPKARSTKQKARIQRIEGMQETEFKQIQGKVEISTPGRRIGKKVIELNNVSKSYDNRVLIQEFTYSFNPDDRLGIIGGNGVGKSTLLDMITGRVQPDSGILEIGSTIHIGYFDQHSEDLLAAMNENQRVIDYLKEVAEYVKTADGTQITASQMLERFLFPPNQQYSPLNKLSGGEKRRLFLLRVLMSAPNVLILDEPTNDLDVQTLSVLEDYLEDFNGCVIVVSHDRYFLDRTVETIFSFESGGILRQYPGNYSVYLDYKKSEELELSRQTVKVEEKLKDAGIESDKSQRYSWDKSGQRKLSSKERREYEKLETKIAELEAKKIELEQQLYHAPPGAVSKVQDLHQQVETITQEIDNATERWLELAEIASSN is encoded by the coding sequence ACATTACAATCTGTTAAAAAAGAATTTGGAACCAAAGAAATTCTCAGAGAAGCTAACTTTAGTTTAGATGCAACGGATAAAGTCGGTTTAATTGGAACCAATGGGTCAGGAAAATCAACCTTATTAAAAATGATTGCTGGACAGGAACCCATTGATGGGGGGCAACTTTGGGTGAACCCTAGAGCTAAAGTCATCTATTTACCGCAACAACCGAATTTAGATGAAAATCGCACGGTTTTAGAACAAATTTTTGCCGATAGTGGCGAACAAATGCACTTAATTCAAGAATATGAAGATTTATCTCATAAATTAGCAAAACATCCTGAAGATTCTCAACTCTTAACGCGATTTTCCCAAGTGACTCAAAAAATGGATGCAACCAACGCTTGGGAATTAGAAAACCGAGCTAAAATTATTTTAACAAAATTAGGCATTGAAGATTTTGACACACCTATTCGTCAGTTATCCGGGGGATATCGCAAACGCATTGCTTTAGCAACAGCGTTATTAGTTGAACCGGATGTTTTATTAATGGATGAACCGACTAACCATTTAGATGCAATGTCCGTTGAATGGTTGCAAGATTACTTGAAAAATTATCGTGGTGCTTTACTTTTAATTACCCATGACCGTTATTTTTTAGACCAAGTAACGAATCGAATTTTAGAATTAGACCGAGGGGACTTATTTACCTATTCAGGGAATTATTCTTATTTTTTAGAAAAGAAAGCAGAAGCCGAGGATATTGCTGTAAGTCAACAACGCAAACATCGGGGAGTTTTACGCCGAGAATTAGAATGGTTGAAGCGAGGGCCAAAAGCCAGAAGTACCAAACAAAAAGCTCGAATTCAACGCATCGAAGGAATGCAAGAAACGGAGTTTAAACAAATTCAGGGGAAAGTGGAAATTTCAACTCCAGGTCGTCGGATTGGGAAAAAGGTAATTGAATTAAATAACGTTTCTAAATCCTATGATAATCGGGTTTTAATTCAAGAGTTTACCTATAGTTTTAATCCCGATGACCGTTTAGGAATTATTGGGGGAAATGGAGTCGGAAAATCAACGTTATTAGATATGATTACAGGTCGAGTCCAACCGGATAGCGGAATATTAGAAATAGGGTCAACGATTCATATCGGTTATTTTGACCAACATTCCGAAGATTTGTTAGCCGCCATGAATGAAAACCAGCGTGTAATTGATTATTTAAAAGAAGTAGCTGAATACGTTAAAACCGCCGATGGAACCCAAATTACCGCCTCTCAAATGTTAGAACGGTTTTTGTTTCCTCCCAATCAACAATATTCACCATTAAACAAACTTTCGGGAGGTGAAAAACGACGGTTATTTTTATTACGAGTATTAATGAGTGCGCCGAATGTATTAATTTTGGATGAACCCACGAATGATTTAGATGTGCAAACTTTATCGGTTTTAGAAGATTATTTAGAGGATTTTAATGGCTGTGTGATAGTGGTTTCCCACGACCGTTATTTTTTAGACCGAACCGTTGAAACAATTTTTTCCTTTGAATCTGGGGGGATTTTACGACAATATCCAGGGAATTATTCGGTTTATTTAGATTATAAAAAATCCGAGGAATTAGAGTTAAGTCGCCAGACGGTAAAAGTTGAAGAAAAACTGAAAGATGCAGGAATAGAGTCTGATAAATCTCAACGGTATTCTTGGGATAAAAGTGGACAACGGAAATTATCGTCTAAAGAACGGCGAGAATATGAAAAGTTAGAGACAAAAATTGCTGAGTTAGAAGCGAAAAAAATAGAGTTAGAACAGCAATTATATCATGCACCTCCGGGGGCGGTTTCTAAAGTTCAAGACTTACATCAACAAGTAGAAACCATTACCCAAGAGATTGATAATGCCACAGAACGGTGGCTAGAATTAGCAGAAATTGCTTCTTCTAACTAA